From a region of the Gammaproteobacteria bacterium genome:
- the ilvA gene encoding threonine ammonia-lyase, biosynthetic gives MSDQQLSGHDYLKKILQAQVYDVACVTPLDSLKKLSTRLGNNVLLKREDKQPVYSFKLRGAYNRIAQLDSAQLACGVVAASAGNHAQGVALSAKTRGTKATIVMPRTTPDIKVDAVRSFGGKVVLHGDSFDQANQHAKMLAETQGMILIPPFDDCDVIAGQGTVAMELLQQHRQINTVFVPVGGGGLIAGISVYLKMLRPDIKIVGVEPTDSACLTAALAAGEPVDLERVGLFADGVAVKRIGEEPFRLAQQYVDEMVNVSSDEICAAVKDIFEDTRAIAEPSGALALAGLKKYQQQHQLEDQHLVAILSGANVNFHGLRYVSERCELGEKKEGIMAVTIPEEKGSFRKFCQILGGRAITEFNYRYANSSSANIFVGLKLANGETELNSMIDNLSQQGYAAQDLSNNELAKLHVRYMVGGRPCQPLTERLFSFEFPECPGALMNFLTTMGENWNISLFHYRNHGAAFGRVLAAFELPDEQLNDFTSHLEQLGYQYKDETENPVYQNFLKS, from the coding sequence ATGTCGGACCAGCAACTTAGCGGCCACGATTATTTAAAGAAAATTCTCCAAGCTCAGGTTTACGATGTCGCTTGTGTGACACCGCTTGACTCGCTAAAGAAATTGTCAACGCGCTTGGGCAATAATGTCTTGCTCAAACGTGAGGACAAGCAACCGGTATACAGCTTTAAACTGCGCGGTGCATACAACAGAATAGCTCAGCTAGATTCAGCGCAATTAGCCTGTGGCGTAGTTGCGGCCTCAGCCGGTAATCACGCCCAAGGCGTGGCACTGTCAGCGAAAACACGCGGTACCAAGGCGACTATCGTGATGCCTCGTACTACGCCTGATATCAAAGTAGATGCGGTCAGAAGTTTTGGCGGTAAAGTCGTACTGCATGGCGATAGTTTCGATCAAGCCAATCAACATGCAAAAATGCTCGCCGAAACTCAAGGCATGATCTTAATTCCACCTTTTGATGATTGCGATGTCATTGCTGGTCAAGGCACGGTCGCGATGGAGTTGTTGCAGCAACATCGCCAAATCAATACCGTGTTTGTGCCCGTTGGCGGTGGCGGCTTAATTGCCGGGATTTCGGTGTACCTAAAAATGTTACGCCCAGACATTAAAATTGTCGGGGTTGAACCAACTGATTCAGCCTGTTTAACTGCGGCATTAGCCGCTGGTGAACCTGTAGATTTAGAACGCGTTGGTTTATTTGCCGATGGCGTTGCGGTTAAACGCATTGGTGAAGAACCATTTCGATTGGCCCAGCAATATGTCGATGAAATGGTTAATGTGTCTAGCGATGAAATTTGCGCCGCGGTTAAAGATATTTTCGAAGACACCCGCGCAATTGCCGAACCCTCTGGCGCATTAGCCTTAGCCGGATTAAAGAAATATCAGCAGCAACATCAGCTAGAAGATCAGCACTTAGTGGCAATATTGTCAGGCGCCAATGTCAATTTCCACGGCCTGCGTTATGTTTCAGAGCGCTGTGAATTAGGCGAGAAAAAAGAAGGGATCATGGCGGTTACTATCCCTGAGGAAAAAGGCAGCTTCCGCAAGTTTTGCCAAATCTTAGGTGGCCGTGCCATTACCGAGTTTAACTATCGCTATGCCAATAGTAGTAGTGCCAATATTTTTGTCGGCTTAAAACTGGCCAACGGCGAAACAGAACTCAACTCAATGATCGACAACTTAAGCCAGCAAGGTTATGCGGCGCAAGATTTGTCGAATAACGAATTAGCTAAACTGCATGTCCGTTATATGGTGGGTGGCCGTCCATGCCAGCCACTGACCGAACGCTTATTTAGTTTTGAATTTCCTGAGTGCCCTGGTGCACTGATGAACTTTTTAACCACGATGGGCGAAAATTGGAATATTAGCTTATTCCATTACCGTAACCACGGCGCAGCATTTGGCCGAGTTTTAGCCGCGTTTGAGCTACCCGACGAGCAGCTAAATGACTTCACTAGTCATTTAGAGCAATTAGGCTACCAATACAAAGACGAGACTGAAAATCCTGTTTATCAGAATTTTTTAAAGTCATAA